A genome region from Physeter macrocephalus isolate SW-GA chromosome 4, ASM283717v5, whole genome shotgun sequence includes the following:
- the ATP1A1 gene encoding sodium/potassium-transporting ATPase subunit alpha-1 isoform X2, which yields MDELKKEVSMDDHKLSLDELHRKYGTDLSRGLTPARAAEILARDGPNALTPPPTTPEWVKFCRQLFGGFSMLLWIGAILCFLAYGIQAATEEEPQNDNLYLGVVLSAVVIITGCFSYYQEAKSSKIMESFKNMVPQQALVIRNGEKLSINAEEVVVGDLVEVKGGDRIPADLRIISANGCKVDNSSLTGESEPQTRSPDFTNENPLETRNIAFFSTNCVEGTARGIVVYTGDRTVMGRIATLASGLEGGQTPIAAEIEHFIHIITGVAVFLGVSFFILSLILEYTWLEAVIFLIGIIVANVPEGLLATVTVCLTLTAKRMARKNCLVKNLEAVETLGSTSTICSDKTGTLTQNRMTVAHMWFDNQIHEADTTENQSGVSFDKTSATWLALSRIAGLCNRAVFQANQENLPILKRAVAGDASESALLKCIELCCGSVKEMRERYTKIVEIPFNSTNKYQLSIHKNPNTAEPRHLLVMKGAPERILDRCSSILIHGKEQPLDEELKDAFQNAYLELGGLGERVLGFCHLFLPDEQFPEGFQFDTDDVNFPIDNLCFVGLISMIDPPRAAVPDAVGKCRSAGIKVIMVTGDHPITAKAIAKGVGIISEGNETVEDIAARLNIPVSQVNPRDAKACVVHGSDLKDMTSEQLDDILKYHTEIVFARTSPQQKLIIVEGCQRQGAIVAVTGDGVNDSPALKKADIGVAMGIAGSDVSKQAADMILLDDNFASIVTGVEEGRLIFDNLKKSIAYTLTSNIPEITPFLIFIIANIPLPLGTVTILCIDLGTDMVPAISLAYEQAESDIMKRQPRNPQTDKLVNERLISMAYGQIGMIQALGGFFTYFVIMAENGFLPTHLLGVRVDWDDRWINDVEDSYGQQWTYEQRKIVEFTCHTAFFVSIVVVQWADLVICKTRRNSVFQQGMKNKILIFGLFEETALAAFLSYCPGMGVALRMYPLKPTWWFCAFPYSLLIFVYDEVRKLIIRRRPGGWVEKETYY from the exons ATGGATGAGCTGAAGAAAGAAGTTTCTATG GATGACCATAAACTTAGCCTTGATGAGCTTCATCGCAAATACGGAACAGACTTGAGCCGA GGCTTAACACCTGCCCGAGCTGCTGAGATCCTGGCCCGAGACGGTCCCAATGCCCTCACTCCCCCTCCCACGACCCCCGAATGGGTCAAGTTCTGTCGGCAGCTGTTCGGGGGGTTCTCAATGTTACTGTGGATTGGAGCAATTCTTTGTTTCTTGGCCTATGGCATCCAAGCTGCTACAGAAGAGGAACCTCAAAATGATAAT CTGTATCTTGGTGTGGTGCTGTCCGCCGTCGTCATCATAACTGGGTGTTTCTCCTACTATCAAGAAGCTAAAAGCTCAAAGATCATGGAGTCCTTCAAAAACATGGTTCCTCAG CAAGCCCTCGTGATTCGAAACGGTGAAAAACTGAGCATAAATGCAGAAGAAGTTGTCGTTGGGGATCTGGTGGAAGTGAAAGGAGGGGATCGAATCCCTGCTGATCTCAGGATCATCTCTGCGAACGGCTGCAAG GTGGATAACTCCTCACTCACTGGAGAATCAGAACCGCAGACCAGGTCTCCGGATTTCACCAATGAAAACCCCCTGGAGACACGGAACATTGCCTTTTTTTCAACCAACTGTGTTGAAG GTACTGCACGTGGCATTGTCGTGTACACGGGGGATCGCACCGTAATGGGCAGAATCGCCACGCTCGCTTCTGGGCTGGAAGGGGGCCAGACTCCCATCGCTGCGGAAATTGAACATTTTATCCACATCATCACGGGTGTGGCCGTGTTCCTGGGCGTGTcgttcttcatcctttctctgatCCTTGAGTACACCTGGCTTGAGGCCGTCATCTTCCTCATCGGCATCATCGTAGCCAACGTGCCAGAAGGTTTGCTGGCCACCGTCACG GTGTGCCTGACCTTGACCGCCAAGCGCATGGCCAGGAAGAACTGCTTAGTGAAGAACCTGGAGGCTGTGGAGACCTTGGGGTCCACGTCCACCATCTGCTCAGACAAAACCGGAACTCTGACCCAGAACCGGATGACGGTGGCCCACATGTGGTTCGACAATCAGATCCACGAGGCCGACACGACGGAGAATCAGAGTG GTGTTTCATTCGACAAGACCTCGGCCACCTGGCTCGCTCTGTCCAGAATTGCAGGGCTTTGTAACAGGGCCGTGTTTCAGGCTAACCAGGAGAACCTGCCTATCCTGAAG CGGGCCGTTGCAGGCGATGCGTCCGAGTCCGCGCTCCTGAAGTGCATTGAGCTGTGCTGCGGTTCTgtgaaggagatgagagagagataCACCAAGATCGTCGAGATACCCTTCAACTCCACCAACAAGTACCAG TTGTCCATCCACAAGAACCCCAACACGGCTGAGCCCCGGCACCTGCTGGTGATGAAAGGTGCCCCAGAAAGGATCCTGGACCGCTGCAGCTCCATCCTCATCCACGGCAAGGAGCAGCCTCTGGACGAGGAGCTGAAGGACGCCTTTCAGAATGCCTACCTGGAGCTGGGTGGTCTTGGAGAGCGTGTGCTGG gTTTCTGCCACCTTTTCCTGCCAGATGAACAGTTTCCCGAAGGCTTCCAGTTTGACACCGATGATGTGAATTTCCCTATTGATAATCTCTGCTTCGTGGGGCTCATCTCCATGATCGACCCACCACGGGCTGCCGTCCCTGATGCCGTGGGCAAATGTCGAAGTGCTGGAATTAAG GTCATCATGGTCACCGGAGACCATCCAATCACAGCCAAAGCCATTGCCAAAGGTGTGGGCATCATCTCGGAAGGAAACGAGACCGTAGAAGACATCGCTGCCCGCCTCAACATCCCAGTGAGCCAGGTGAACCCCAG GGACGCCAAGGCCTGCGTGGTACATGGAAGTGATCTGAAGGACATGACTTCCGAGCAGCTGGATGACATTCTGAAGTACCACACGGAGATCGTGTTTGCCAGGACCTCTCCGCAGCAGAAGCTCATCATTGTGGAAGGCTGCCAGAGACAG GGCGCCATCGTGGCTGTAACTGGCGATGGTGTCAATGACTCTCCGGCTTTGAAGAAGGCTGACATCGGCGTTGCCATGGGGATTGCTGGCTCAGACGTGTCTAAGCAAGCTGCTGACATGATTCTCCTGGATGACAACTTTGCCTCAATAGTGACTGGAGTAGAGGAAG GTCGTCTGATTTTTGATAACTTGAAGAAATCCATTGCCTACACCCTCACCAGTAACATTCCAGAGATCACCCCCTTCCTGATATTTATTATTGCAAACATTCCACTACCCCTGGGGACTGTCACCATCCTCTGCATCGACTTGGGAACAGACATG GTTCCTGCCATCTCCCTGGCTTATGAGCAGGCTGAGAGCGACATCATGAAGAGACAGCCCAGAAACCCCCAAACGGACAAACTCGTGAACGAGCGGTTGATCAGCATGGCCTACGGACAGATTG GTATgatccaggccctggggggctTCTTCACTTACTTTGTGATTATGGCTGAGAACGGCTTCCTCCCGACTCACCTGCTGGGCGTCCGAGTAGACTGGGATGACCGCTGGATCAACGACGTGGAAGATAGCTACGGGCAGCAGTGG ACCTACGAACAGAGGAAGATCGTGGAGTTCACCTGCCACACAGCCTTCTTTGTCAGTatcgtggtggtgcagtgggctGACTTGGTCATCTGCAAGACCAGGAGGAATTCTGTCTTCCAGCAGGGGATGAA GAACAAGATCTTAATATTTGGCCTCTTCGAAGAGACGGCCCTTGCTGCTTTCCTTTCCTACTGCCCTGGAATGGGTGTTGCCCTGAGGATGTATCCCCTCAA ACCTACCTGGTGGTTCTGTGCCTTCCCCTACTCTCTTCTCATCTTCGTGTATGACGAAGTCCGAAAGCTCATCATCAGGCGACGCCCTGGCG GCTGGGTAGAGAAGGAGACCTACTACTAG
- the ATP1A1 gene encoding sodium/potassium-transporting ATPase subunit alpha-1 isoform X3 — MRERYTKIVEIPFNSTNKYQLSIHKNPNTAEPRHLLVMKGAPERILDRCSSILIHGKEQPLDEELKDAFQNAYLELGGLGERVLGFCHLFLPDEQFPEGFQFDTDDVNFPIDNLCFVGLISMIDPPRAAVPDAVGKCRSAGIKVIMVTGDHPITAKAIAKGVGIISEGNETVEDIAARLNIPVSQVNPRDAKACVVHGSDLKDMTSEQLDDILKYHTEIVFARTSPQQKLIIVEGCQRQGAIVAVTGDGVNDSPALKKADIGVAMGIAGSDVSKQAADMILLDDNFASIVTGVEEGRLIFDNLKKSIAYTLTSNIPEITPFLIFIIANIPLPLGTVTILCIDLGTDMVPAISLAYEQAESDIMKRQPRNPQTDKLVNERLISMAYGQIGMIQALGGFFTYFVIMAENGFLPTHLLGVRVDWDDRWINDVEDSYGQQWTYEQRKIVEFTCHTAFFVSIVVVQWADLVICKTRRNSVFQQGMKNKILIFGLFEETALAAFLSYCPGMGVALRMYPLKPTWWFCAFPYSLLIFVYDEVRKLIIRRRPGGWVEKETYY, encoded by the exons atgagagagagataCACCAAGATCGTCGAGATACCCTTCAACTCCACCAACAAGTACCAG TTGTCCATCCACAAGAACCCCAACACGGCTGAGCCCCGGCACCTGCTGGTGATGAAAGGTGCCCCAGAAAGGATCCTGGACCGCTGCAGCTCCATCCTCATCCACGGCAAGGAGCAGCCTCTGGACGAGGAGCTGAAGGACGCCTTTCAGAATGCCTACCTGGAGCTGGGTGGTCTTGGAGAGCGTGTGCTGG gTTTCTGCCACCTTTTCCTGCCAGATGAACAGTTTCCCGAAGGCTTCCAGTTTGACACCGATGATGTGAATTTCCCTATTGATAATCTCTGCTTCGTGGGGCTCATCTCCATGATCGACCCACCACGGGCTGCCGTCCCTGATGCCGTGGGCAAATGTCGAAGTGCTGGAATTAAG GTCATCATGGTCACCGGAGACCATCCAATCACAGCCAAAGCCATTGCCAAAGGTGTGGGCATCATCTCGGAAGGAAACGAGACCGTAGAAGACATCGCTGCCCGCCTCAACATCCCAGTGAGCCAGGTGAACCCCAG GGACGCCAAGGCCTGCGTGGTACATGGAAGTGATCTGAAGGACATGACTTCCGAGCAGCTGGATGACATTCTGAAGTACCACACGGAGATCGTGTTTGCCAGGACCTCTCCGCAGCAGAAGCTCATCATTGTGGAAGGCTGCCAGAGACAG GGCGCCATCGTGGCTGTAACTGGCGATGGTGTCAATGACTCTCCGGCTTTGAAGAAGGCTGACATCGGCGTTGCCATGGGGATTGCTGGCTCAGACGTGTCTAAGCAAGCTGCTGACATGATTCTCCTGGATGACAACTTTGCCTCAATAGTGACTGGAGTAGAGGAAG GTCGTCTGATTTTTGATAACTTGAAGAAATCCATTGCCTACACCCTCACCAGTAACATTCCAGAGATCACCCCCTTCCTGATATTTATTATTGCAAACATTCCACTACCCCTGGGGACTGTCACCATCCTCTGCATCGACTTGGGAACAGACATG GTTCCTGCCATCTCCCTGGCTTATGAGCAGGCTGAGAGCGACATCATGAAGAGACAGCCCAGAAACCCCCAAACGGACAAACTCGTGAACGAGCGGTTGATCAGCATGGCCTACGGACAGATTG GTATgatccaggccctggggggctTCTTCACTTACTTTGTGATTATGGCTGAGAACGGCTTCCTCCCGACTCACCTGCTGGGCGTCCGAGTAGACTGGGATGACCGCTGGATCAACGACGTGGAAGATAGCTACGGGCAGCAGTGG ACCTACGAACAGAGGAAGATCGTGGAGTTCACCTGCCACACAGCCTTCTTTGTCAGTatcgtggtggtgcagtgggctGACTTGGTCATCTGCAAGACCAGGAGGAATTCTGTCTTCCAGCAGGGGATGAA GAACAAGATCTTAATATTTGGCCTCTTCGAAGAGACGGCCCTTGCTGCTTTCCTTTCCTACTGCCCTGGAATGGGTGTTGCCCTGAGGATGTATCCCCTCAA ACCTACCTGGTGGTTCTGTGCCTTCCCCTACTCTCTTCTCATCTTCGTGTATGACGAAGTCCGAAAGCTCATCATCAGGCGACGCCCTGGCG GCTGGGTAGAGAAGGAGACCTACTACTAG
- the ATP1A1 gene encoding sodium/potassium-transporting ATPase subunit alpha-1 isoform X1: MGKGVGRDKYEPAAVSEHGDKKKAKKERDMDELKKEVSMDDHKLSLDELHRKYGTDLSRGLTPARAAEILARDGPNALTPPPTTPEWVKFCRQLFGGFSMLLWIGAILCFLAYGIQAATEEEPQNDNLYLGVVLSAVVIITGCFSYYQEAKSSKIMESFKNMVPQQALVIRNGEKLSINAEEVVVGDLVEVKGGDRIPADLRIISANGCKVDNSSLTGESEPQTRSPDFTNENPLETRNIAFFSTNCVEGTARGIVVYTGDRTVMGRIATLASGLEGGQTPIAAEIEHFIHIITGVAVFLGVSFFILSLILEYTWLEAVIFLIGIIVANVPEGLLATVTVCLTLTAKRMARKNCLVKNLEAVETLGSTSTICSDKTGTLTQNRMTVAHMWFDNQIHEADTTENQSGVSFDKTSATWLALSRIAGLCNRAVFQANQENLPILKRAVAGDASESALLKCIELCCGSVKEMRERYTKIVEIPFNSTNKYQLSIHKNPNTAEPRHLLVMKGAPERILDRCSSILIHGKEQPLDEELKDAFQNAYLELGGLGERVLGFCHLFLPDEQFPEGFQFDTDDVNFPIDNLCFVGLISMIDPPRAAVPDAVGKCRSAGIKVIMVTGDHPITAKAIAKGVGIISEGNETVEDIAARLNIPVSQVNPRDAKACVVHGSDLKDMTSEQLDDILKYHTEIVFARTSPQQKLIIVEGCQRQGAIVAVTGDGVNDSPALKKADIGVAMGIAGSDVSKQAADMILLDDNFASIVTGVEEGRLIFDNLKKSIAYTLTSNIPEITPFLIFIIANIPLPLGTVTILCIDLGTDMVPAISLAYEQAESDIMKRQPRNPQTDKLVNERLISMAYGQIGMIQALGGFFTYFVIMAENGFLPTHLLGVRVDWDDRWINDVEDSYGQQWTYEQRKIVEFTCHTAFFVSIVVVQWADLVICKTRRNSVFQQGMKNKILIFGLFEETALAAFLSYCPGMGVALRMYPLKPTWWFCAFPYSLLIFVYDEVRKLIIRRRPGGWVEKETYY, translated from the exons GTTGGACGTGATAAATATGAACCCGCAGCTGTTTCAGAGCATGGCGACAAAAAGAAGGCCAAGAAAGAGAGGGATATGGATGAGCTGAAGAAAGAAGTTTCTATG GATGACCATAAACTTAGCCTTGATGAGCTTCATCGCAAATACGGAACAGACTTGAGCCGA GGCTTAACACCTGCCCGAGCTGCTGAGATCCTGGCCCGAGACGGTCCCAATGCCCTCACTCCCCCTCCCACGACCCCCGAATGGGTCAAGTTCTGTCGGCAGCTGTTCGGGGGGTTCTCAATGTTACTGTGGATTGGAGCAATTCTTTGTTTCTTGGCCTATGGCATCCAAGCTGCTACAGAAGAGGAACCTCAAAATGATAAT CTGTATCTTGGTGTGGTGCTGTCCGCCGTCGTCATCATAACTGGGTGTTTCTCCTACTATCAAGAAGCTAAAAGCTCAAAGATCATGGAGTCCTTCAAAAACATGGTTCCTCAG CAAGCCCTCGTGATTCGAAACGGTGAAAAACTGAGCATAAATGCAGAAGAAGTTGTCGTTGGGGATCTGGTGGAAGTGAAAGGAGGGGATCGAATCCCTGCTGATCTCAGGATCATCTCTGCGAACGGCTGCAAG GTGGATAACTCCTCACTCACTGGAGAATCAGAACCGCAGACCAGGTCTCCGGATTTCACCAATGAAAACCCCCTGGAGACACGGAACATTGCCTTTTTTTCAACCAACTGTGTTGAAG GTACTGCACGTGGCATTGTCGTGTACACGGGGGATCGCACCGTAATGGGCAGAATCGCCACGCTCGCTTCTGGGCTGGAAGGGGGCCAGACTCCCATCGCTGCGGAAATTGAACATTTTATCCACATCATCACGGGTGTGGCCGTGTTCCTGGGCGTGTcgttcttcatcctttctctgatCCTTGAGTACACCTGGCTTGAGGCCGTCATCTTCCTCATCGGCATCATCGTAGCCAACGTGCCAGAAGGTTTGCTGGCCACCGTCACG GTGTGCCTGACCTTGACCGCCAAGCGCATGGCCAGGAAGAACTGCTTAGTGAAGAACCTGGAGGCTGTGGAGACCTTGGGGTCCACGTCCACCATCTGCTCAGACAAAACCGGAACTCTGACCCAGAACCGGATGACGGTGGCCCACATGTGGTTCGACAATCAGATCCACGAGGCCGACACGACGGAGAATCAGAGTG GTGTTTCATTCGACAAGACCTCGGCCACCTGGCTCGCTCTGTCCAGAATTGCAGGGCTTTGTAACAGGGCCGTGTTTCAGGCTAACCAGGAGAACCTGCCTATCCTGAAG CGGGCCGTTGCAGGCGATGCGTCCGAGTCCGCGCTCCTGAAGTGCATTGAGCTGTGCTGCGGTTCTgtgaaggagatgagagagagataCACCAAGATCGTCGAGATACCCTTCAACTCCACCAACAAGTACCAG TTGTCCATCCACAAGAACCCCAACACGGCTGAGCCCCGGCACCTGCTGGTGATGAAAGGTGCCCCAGAAAGGATCCTGGACCGCTGCAGCTCCATCCTCATCCACGGCAAGGAGCAGCCTCTGGACGAGGAGCTGAAGGACGCCTTTCAGAATGCCTACCTGGAGCTGGGTGGTCTTGGAGAGCGTGTGCTGG gTTTCTGCCACCTTTTCCTGCCAGATGAACAGTTTCCCGAAGGCTTCCAGTTTGACACCGATGATGTGAATTTCCCTATTGATAATCTCTGCTTCGTGGGGCTCATCTCCATGATCGACCCACCACGGGCTGCCGTCCCTGATGCCGTGGGCAAATGTCGAAGTGCTGGAATTAAG GTCATCATGGTCACCGGAGACCATCCAATCACAGCCAAAGCCATTGCCAAAGGTGTGGGCATCATCTCGGAAGGAAACGAGACCGTAGAAGACATCGCTGCCCGCCTCAACATCCCAGTGAGCCAGGTGAACCCCAG GGACGCCAAGGCCTGCGTGGTACATGGAAGTGATCTGAAGGACATGACTTCCGAGCAGCTGGATGACATTCTGAAGTACCACACGGAGATCGTGTTTGCCAGGACCTCTCCGCAGCAGAAGCTCATCATTGTGGAAGGCTGCCAGAGACAG GGCGCCATCGTGGCTGTAACTGGCGATGGTGTCAATGACTCTCCGGCTTTGAAGAAGGCTGACATCGGCGTTGCCATGGGGATTGCTGGCTCAGACGTGTCTAAGCAAGCTGCTGACATGATTCTCCTGGATGACAACTTTGCCTCAATAGTGACTGGAGTAGAGGAAG GTCGTCTGATTTTTGATAACTTGAAGAAATCCATTGCCTACACCCTCACCAGTAACATTCCAGAGATCACCCCCTTCCTGATATTTATTATTGCAAACATTCCACTACCCCTGGGGACTGTCACCATCCTCTGCATCGACTTGGGAACAGACATG GTTCCTGCCATCTCCCTGGCTTATGAGCAGGCTGAGAGCGACATCATGAAGAGACAGCCCAGAAACCCCCAAACGGACAAACTCGTGAACGAGCGGTTGATCAGCATGGCCTACGGACAGATTG GTATgatccaggccctggggggctTCTTCACTTACTTTGTGATTATGGCTGAGAACGGCTTCCTCCCGACTCACCTGCTGGGCGTCCGAGTAGACTGGGATGACCGCTGGATCAACGACGTGGAAGATAGCTACGGGCAGCAGTGG ACCTACGAACAGAGGAAGATCGTGGAGTTCACCTGCCACACAGCCTTCTTTGTCAGTatcgtggtggtgcagtgggctGACTTGGTCATCTGCAAGACCAGGAGGAATTCTGTCTTCCAGCAGGGGATGAA GAACAAGATCTTAATATTTGGCCTCTTCGAAGAGACGGCCCTTGCTGCTTTCCTTTCCTACTGCCCTGGAATGGGTGTTGCCCTGAGGATGTATCCCCTCAA ACCTACCTGGTGGTTCTGTGCCTTCCCCTACTCTCTTCTCATCTTCGTGTATGACGAAGTCCGAAAGCTCATCATCAGGCGACGCCCTGGCG GCTGGGTAGAGAAGGAGACCTACTACTAG